The Lutra lutra chromosome 1, mLutLut1.2, whole genome shotgun sequence genomic sequence AGGCTGCCTGCAAGAGGACTGGAGCCTTCAGCTGGCTTGAGCTCGGTGACCAGGTGACCAGTGAAGAGGGATTTCAGGGCCAAGGcacagaggtgggaaggggcttTCAGCCTCAAGGCCTGGGGATGTAAGACTCTGGCTTCTCCAAGGCTGGTGCACAGGAGGCCCCCATCAAGAAGAAGCGCCCCCCGGTGAAGGAGGAAGATCTGAAGGGGGCCCGTGGGAACCTAGCCAAGAACCAAGAGATCAAGTCCAAGACCTACCAGGTCATGAGGGAGTGTGGTGAGTGTCCTCCCgggccatgggggtggggggtgtggatgGCTGtcagtggaggggagggatggggtgaggggtCCCAGGGTCGTTTCCTGAACTCAGGGGGGCACCCCCCCATGAATGTCCCTCCCACACCTCCTCATCCCCCCCACAGAACTAGCCGGCTCCACCGCCCCATCCGTGTTCAGTGGCAGCCGAACTGGCACCGAGACCGTCTTCGAGAAGCCCAAAGCTGGACCTGCCAAGAGTGTCTTCGGCTAAGACATGTGCACCATTCCTCTCACTGCTGCCAACTCCCCACACAGGAGAATTTCCCCAAAACCTTTTTATGCCAGAATGTACCTTCTCACCTGCTGCCCGTGGGATGGCCACCCGCCCCTCACAGCGCTGACCCCGCGGCCCAGGGAGCCAGCCACTCTGCACCAGTGCCCAGGGAGCACCAATAAAGCACATGCCCATGTGGCCCCGGCATTTGGAGGCTGATAGTTGGTGACTGGCCATGGCCACCAAGtataggggaggggcaggcagggtaGGGTGGGGGGCATGTTCTGTACCCTTCGTGGGCTTTTGGGAGCTTCCAGAGGATAAGGCAGGTGCTATTATGGCTACTGCCACACACTAGAAAAAGCCTTGGAGTGGAGACCTGGTGCTGAGCTCCCGTGTAACTTCAAACCAGCCTCTCCctttctgagcctcggtttcccctcCTGTCTGACAAGGACCACAGGAACACTGCTTGGAGTGAATGAAGCAGGCGGGGGCCCAAGGCTTACCCCTTCCCCTTGCCTTCCACAGAAACCATCAAGATACTTCCAAGGACTCCAAGGCTCTGCTAGGCCAGGGACCTCAAAGCCCCTTCCCCCGGCACCCCTGTTTGCACTGCCCCCTTGCCAGCTCATACCCCTCAAAGGCAAAGCCAGATCGAGGCCCCTCTCTGGCCAGTGGTCATCCACCTCCTGAGCTATTCTCCCACACTCGGGGTGAGCCTCCCCATTGCCACTCCCACAGCTCTGCCTACAACATGGGAATTCCAGGCCCTTGGCTCACAGGGCCTCAGTGTCCCCTGTGTGCACAGAGCTGTCAGATCCGGGGACTGCTGAGGCCCATCCTTCGTGACGGCAAAACCACGGACGGCCCTGGGCTGGACCGGCAGAGCCAGGCCTTGCGGCACCTGACTCCAGGCTGCTGCCTGCAGGGAAGCCGGCCGGTCCCCTGGGCAGGTCCGGCTGGCTGCTCGGAGCCTTTCCCACGTTCCCAGCCAGCCCAGCCTCCTTAAATAGCTGTTTCTAGGCTGGGCCTGTGCTGTGTGCCCCAAGGAGCAGACCTCCTGGGAGACAGGGCCTGGGCCTGCCCACTGTGCTCCATGGGGAGGCTCCTTTCAGATTGCCAGAGGGGTGTGAAGCCCCATATGACCCAGCCATATTCAGAGCCAAAGGGCCAGCAGCACAGATGTGCACAGAGAGGCTGCAGGTGTGCTAAGGAAGGGGAAGCAGCCCGAGACACAGCGCTGGAGTCCCTTCTGCCCTTTCTCCAGGGCTGGATGCTGCCGGCCCTGGTCGAGGGGACCCCCTGGAGGCCGGTCACCACCTCAGAACCTTGCGTGGGCCCCAGCATGGCTgctccactccaccccacccccgcaccccaaCCAGTGTCACCAAGCCATCCTCCTCCCCCAATCCAGGGTTTGGCACCTGGCCATACTGCTAAAGCAACCGGCCTGACCCGTGGCCAGACTCAGGGGCTGGGCTTTCCCAGAACCACCAGGGACACCAGCACCAGCTGTATCCCGACACTCAATATTTATTCACTTCATTGCTATTCGTTACAAAAGCATTTCAAGTTTATTAAAGGATAGTTGAAAAAAGTTACGGTAATCCTACCCCAGGCCCTCCGGTACACTCCCACCGGTCTGGGCTCAGGACAGCGGCACCGCCTGGGTGTGCGGATAGCTCGGCATTCTCACGCAAGCTGGGACCTGTGGGCTCCCTCGGCATGACTGACCCCCACGGCCACCCCGCAAGGGGTCTGTTCCTTGCTTTCCTCTCAATAAATTCCCTGGAGGGAGACCTCTGGGCCACAAAGTGCAGGAGTATTTATGGCTCTCAATTTGTATTGGCAAAGTGTGGGTCTCATTCTGAGGGCCTTGCTGGAGTTGAACCAAGAGCCCTAGGTAGATTAATGGGGCCCGACAGCAGCCTGGGACCTAAGGGCAGAGAAGGGGACTCCTGGGCCCAGCCCCTCTCACCCCAGAAACGAGAGGTCTCCGTCCTGCCCTGGCCCCAGCAGATCTTGCCCCCGGTCAGACACCCCAGTGCCTTCTCAGTACCTTAAGGGCCCCCACACCGCCCAGTCACACGGAGCTGACCTCCAGGCTGCCTTCCTCTGGGGAGCCATTCTCTAGCCCCCCCATTCTGGCCCATCCGTTTCTCCCAGGCTGGGCATATGGAGAGCAGGCTGGTTCATTGTTGTATCTCTCAGATCTAGGAAGCCTGCTGGTGAAAGGGTTGGCGCGAGGGTTTGGTAGTGGCCTGGGATGATTCTGGATCTTTCAGAAGGAGTGCCATACCCAGTTCCCAcctgagcctgcctctccttggTACGTGTTCCTGTCCCCAGCCAAGGTCCACGGGACATTCAGTTTGCTTAGCCGAGGCTACTGCCGTTTTTGGCTTGGAGATCCCAACTTCCCAGAAGCCGCCCCCGGAGGGGCGGGACAGCGAGCATATTACTAATTCACTCCCCACATCCTCTCAAGTTCAGAAGCCACCTGCCAGGCACCAGAGCCAAAATGAAGACTTCGGGCCCCGGCTGCACCCGTGGCATCGTACTggtgctgctctccctgctggcTGCCCTCTGCACGACCACCGCCCAAAAGGTAATGGTTGTCTGGGCGCCTGAGCGGGAGTGCTGTGGGCTGATGAGCAAGGAGAGCCTCtgtgtgtgcaagcatgtgtGTACAAGGGAGCGTGGATCAGGGTGTGTGCAAAGATGTGGTGCCGACCATCCCCAGGCACTAACCTAGGGCTGTGTGGCTGCGCTCCCGTTGAACAGCAGGGAGACCCTATTTCCATTTTGCAAGGAGGCGCTGTAGCCCAGCGAGCTACTGCTGGGGCAGTGCCCGCGGTGGGTGA encodes the following:
- the MUSTN1 gene encoding musculoskeletal embryonic nuclear protein 1, encoding MSQAGAQEAPIKKKRPPVKEEDLKGARGNLAKNQEIKSKTYQVMRECELAGSTAPSVFSGSRTGTETVFEKPKAGPAKSVFG